DNA from Gephyromycinifex aptenodytis:
CGGGGTCCCCTGATGAGACGACAACGACCCGTCGACCGCGCAGCGCCAGGTCGAGTGCGAACTCGGCTCGCTCGGACTCGACCTTGTTGTCGCTGTCGTGCATGACCAGGCCGGCGCGGGCGGGCACCCGGGCGACGTAGGTCGTGTACCCGACGACGTCGGTGGCCCGGGATAGCGCGGCCTCCACCTCGGGGGAGCGCCACTGCGCCCCGGCCGGACCCAGGCCGACAACCTCGACATAGCCGGGTTCATCCACCCCGTCTGTGCTGAGCTCGGTGGCTTGGGCGGCAGCACTCGCGCCGCGCGCCGCGGAGGGCATCCAGTCCGCGGCGCCGACCCGGCTGGGAACGACAGCCAGCGAGAAGTAGGGCACCTGGCTCGGATCGACCTCGTGCAACGGGGTGACCTTCTGCCGCTCGCCCTGGCTGACGCGCTCGGCGTACCAAGCCTCATCGAGCCGGCCGGACTCCTCCAGCGCTGCCCGCACCTTGGGGAAGGTGCGTCCCAGCTTCATGATGACGGCGGAGTCAGCCTGGGCCAGCAGCGTGGTCAGTCGCTCCTGAGGCAGGGTGCCGGGGATGACGGTCAGGGTCTCTTCGGCTTCGACCAGCGGGCGTTCCAGCGTCGAACTGCAGGCGGTCACCGAACTGATGCCGGGGATGATCACGGTCTCGTAGCGGTGGGCGAGCCGTTCGTGCATGTGCTGGAACGAGCTGTACATGAACGGGTCACCCTCGGCCAACACCGCCACGTGCAGGCCGGCATCCAGGTGAGTGGCCAGTCGTGCGGCGGCTTGGTCGTAGAACTCATCGATGGCGCCCCGGTAGCCGCCCGGATGCTCGGTGCTGCCGGTGGTGACCGGGTAGGTCAGGACCTCTTCGATATGGCCTTCGCGGAAGTAGGGTTCGGCGATGCCTCGGGCGATCGAGGAACCACGGGGGCCCTGGTGGTAGGCGATGACGTCGGCGTGCGTGATGGTCTCCACTGCGGCAAGGGTGAGCAGCTTGGGGTCGCCGGGTCCGACGCCGACCCCGAACAGGGTGCCGCTGGAGTGTGGGGTGCTCATTCGCTCGGCAGGGTCAGCGCGTTCAGCGCTCCGCAGGTGATGGCCGAGCCGCCACGACGCCCGCGGACTGCGATGTACTCCAGGCCGAGGTCGTTGGCGATCAGCGCCTCCTTGGATTCGGCTGCGCCGATGAAGCCGACCGGCATCCCCAACACGACCGCCGGGCGCCACGGCTTGTCCTGCAGGATCTCCAACAGGTGGAACAGCGCGGTGGGGGCGTTGCCAATGGCAAGGACCGCACCGTCGATGCGTTCCCCCCACAACTCGACCGCGGCGGCGGTGCGGGTGTTGCCGATCTGTTTGGCCAGGTCGGCCACCGACTCATCGCGCAGCAGGCAGACGATCTCGTTCTCAGCCGGTAGCCGGTGCCGGGTGACACCACTGGCGACCATGTTGGTGTCGACCAGGATCGGCGCGCCGCCTTGCAGGGCCGTCATCGCCGCGCTGCAGGCATTCTCAGAGAAGACGATGTCGGCTGCGAGGTCGGTGGAGCCGCAGGCGTGGATCATCCGCACCGCCACCCGATCCTCATTCTCCGAGAATCGTGCCAGGTCCGATTCTGCCCGGATGGTCGCGAACGATCTCCGGTAGATCTCGGCCCCGTCGGTGATGTAGTCGTACTTCACGCGTTCCTCCACATGTTCATGACGGTATACATCGTCTCGATCTGTTCCCCGGTGGATTCGCCGGTCGCAGGCGCCCCGTCAGCGCGCGCCAGGGCGTATCCCGAGCCGGTCGCGACGGCCTCCAGGTGCGGCGTGCGCGGGTGACCACAGCGGCGCTCGCAACCGCTGACATGCAGCAGCGAACTACCAACGGGTTGCTCTGAGGTGCGCCCGGCAACCTGGCGAATATCGGAGCGCAGGTCGGCGCGCGATGAGGCGCAGCCGGGAAGCCCGGTGCAGGCGGAGACACGGGCGTAGTCGCTGGATTGGTCTGTGACCAGCCCGAGCTCAGTGGCCGTTTCCCGGGCGCGCCGCGCGTGGGCGGGGGACAGGCCGCCGATGATGACGCCGCGAGTGCTGGTGGTGCGCAGCACCCCCTCACCCTGGGCCGCGATCTGCGCGAGCGCTTCCCAGGTGGCGCCGGGGGCTACCCCGAGCGGGAGTCCGACACCCAACGCGACCGGGTCGGTGCCGATCAGGCCGAGCATTTCCTGGGGTTCGGGACGGCGCGCCGTGGCGGGGCTGGGGTCCGGGTCGGGCTGGGTGGGCAGGGCCGAGGCCACCTCGTTCGTGGCCAGAGTGCCCAGTTCGCGGAGCGCCGCTGCGTCCAGGTCGGCGACCCGCCACGCCGGCAACTGCCGGGAGCGGCAGTAGTGCAGGAAAGTGAGAGCCAGCACCTGTAGCGCGCGCGGAGTCTGGTCCGGTTGGACAACGAGTCCGAGCGGATGCCCGCCGAGGAGCAGCCGCAGACCCGCGCTGGTTGCCACGGCGGTCAGGTCGGGTTCGCAGACGACCACGTCGCCGCGGCCGTCGTCGATGCCGAACAGGAAACGGCCCGAGAGCGCCGCACAGTCCGGCTCGCTGACGAGCAGGGCGTCGAGTTCGGCGACCAGGGGGAGCCCGCCTGCGGGGGCGAGGTGCCCTGTCCCATCCAGGCCTGCCAACGACGAGACCAGGATGTTGCGCATCCGTTCGTGGGCCACCGAGGGCAGTAGACCGGCGTCGCTGAGCCGGGTGGTCAGCAGTTGGGCGCTGGTCGGATCCAGGCCACGGATCTCGGCATTACCGCGGGCGGTGAGGTGGATGTCGCCGTCGCCGAGTTCTTCGGCCAGGTGAGCCAGCGCCTGGGCCTGCTCCAGGCCCAGCGCCCCGCCGGGTAGTCGGATTCGGGCCAGGGCGCCGTCAGCGGCTTCGTGCAGGCGCACAGCCCCGGGGCATCGGTCGCCGACATCGCGACGAGCGCTGCGCTGGCTGGTGGCGGCGCCGGGCGTAGGGGACATGCCGATTACGGTACCGGCCTGTACCCGGGCGCCGATACCGGCTCTGCAACCAGACGGCGAGGGGTAGGCGGGGCCGGCAGGGGGGGCGCGACACCCGGTGGCGCGGGTCGGGCGGGGCGAGTCAGGGTGGCGTGTCATGATCGTGGCCGAAGGGCTGAGGAGGTAGCGGCATGCCGGTCATCCAGTGGCTGGATCGAGTTCAGCGCAAGCATCCGGCGTTGGGTGCTCCGCTCGCCGTGCTCTACAAGTTCTTCGACGACCAAGGCGTCTATCTCGCCGCGATCATCGCGTTCTACGCGTTCATCTCGATGTTCCCGATGTTCCTGCTGCTGTCCACGATTCTGGGTTTTGCTTTGGAGAGCGATCCGGGGCTGCGGGAGGCCATCCTCGCTTCTGCGGCCAGCCAGATCCCGGTGATCGGGCATGACATCGAGGCGCAGAAACTGACCGGTAGCGGGACCGCTGCCATCGTCGCTGTGCTGACGGCGTTGTACGGGTCGCTGGGGGTAGCCCAGGCCATCCAGAACGCCATGAACTTCACCTGGGGTGTGCGGCGCAACGAGCGGCCCAATCCGTTCACCAGCAGGCTGCGTAGCCTCGGACTCATCGGAATCCTCGGTCTGTTCGTGCTCGCCACGACGCTGCTGAGTCAGCTCAGTTCGGCGCTACGCGCGACGAACTTTCCGCTCACCGACCGTTCGGCGATGCTGGCCAGTGTCGGGTCGCTGCTGCTGTCGAGTTTCTTCTTCGTCCTCATCTGTCGCCTGGGCACGGCCAAGGCGCTGACGACCCGTGAGGTGTTGCCGGGTTCGCTGCTGGCCGGTCTGGCCTGGCAGGGGCTGCAAACCGGTGGTGGAGCCTTCGTGCAGTCGGTGGTGGCGCGCTCATCGGCTACCAACGGTGTCTTCGCGGTGGTCCTGGGACTTCTAGCGTGGCTGTTCCTTGCCTCGATCGTGTTGGTGATCTGCCTTGAGGTGAACGTGGTGATGGCTCGAAAGCTGTATCCGCGTTCGCTGCTGACCCCGATGACTGATCTGGTGGACCTGACCGATGCCGACCGGCACACTTACAGCCGGCTCGCCCGGGCACAGGCGATCAAGGGGTTCCAGAACGTCGAGGTCACTTTCGAACATGACGGCCAGTACGCCACCGCGCACCGAAACCGGGAGCTGCACGGGGCCACCTCGATCGAAGCGGTCGAACTCGAGGAGGCCGCCCAGGGGCCAGAAACCGACGAGCCGCCCACCGCGGCAACGCCGGTGCTGGCCCGCAATGACCCAGACTCGGCCCGTCTCCGGCGTTGACCTCACGCGTCAGAGCCATCCCAGAACTGCGCCAGGCGCTTCGGTTTCGCTGTCGGTCACCTCATCCGCGCAGGAAAGTCAGACCTTGGCTGGACGCCAGCCCGCTCGCTGGGCATCCCGGGTGGAGCAGAACCAGCGCTCGCCTTTGTTCAAGGTGATCTTGGTGGCGTTGTAGTACCGCTGGCCGGGAAGGTGATAGATCTTCTCGCCGCTGCTGCTGATGTTCCCCTTGATGGTGCAGCGACCTGCAACCGGCTTGGCGTTCGGTTTCGGCTTGGTGACCGCCTGCGTCAACGGGCGGCCGACACCTTGCTTGGCGCACGTCGCGCTCCACACGCCGCGGCGCGCCTTCATCGCTCGGGCCTGGGCCGAACGGAAGGTGCTCTGGCCGACGTAGGGCTTGGCGTAGGTGTATTCGCGTCCGTAACCGTTGGCGATCAGCCGCTGCGCCAGCGACGACCGGTCCGGCAGGATCACGTGACGCAACAGTCGGTGGTAACGGTCACGATCGCCCTGCGTGCGGTCGGCGCGTAGCGTCACCACCTTGCCCGCGACCAGGTTCGTCGTCGCGGCCTTGGCCTGGGTCGAGAAACACTGTCGTTTGGACAACTCCGGGGTGTCCACGCCGATGACCCGTACCTTCTCGATGCGAGACCCGACCCGCACATGGACGGTGTCGCCGTCCACGACGTAGGTCACGCGCCCGACGATCTCGCCAGGCGCCCGCACTGCACTGACCGCGCCGGCAGCCTGCGCCCCCGGTGCGCCTGCCCCCACGACCATTCCAGCGGCCAAAACCGCCGCCGCCACCCCAACCTTCACGACAACCCCCCATGTGCTTGCATCTGAAACGCTTCCCCCTGCTCGAACGCACGCCAGCCGCGCAGGACGCGGTGTGCGCCATGCAGATCATCGTCTCGGGGCTGCGGAAGCTGACAGGAACGACGACAGTGGGGACCTACGTCCCACCGGGGCAGTAGCGCATCGGACAGCTGCTGGGCCGCCCGATCGGGGTATGCCCACGCCCTACCCCCACCTGCTTCGAGGGTGCGCACTCGCAAAGACGCCGATGGCGCACCACTGGTAACCTCCGGAAAGTGGCCGACCGGTCCCACCGAGCGGCTCGCGCTCGTCATGCGTGCAGGAGCATACCTATGCCATCCACACCCTCGTCCCCTCAGCCACCGGCGCCGCCCTCGCTACGCTCGGTCGAGCGGCGCAGCATCGACGTAGTTCCTCCTGCGGAGCGCACCGGTACTCCGCGGAGTCAGTTCACGCTGTGGCTGGGTGCGAACATGCAGATCACGGCCGTCGTCGACGGTGCGCTCGCCGTGGTGTTCGGCGCGGATGCCTGGTGGGCCATCGTCGGTCTGCTGATCGGCAACGTGCTCGGCGGCATCGTGATGGCGTTGCACTCCGCGCAGGGCCCGCGCCTGGGATTGCCGCAGATGATCAGCAGTCGCGCGCAGTTCGGGGTCCTGGGGGCCGCGCTGCCACTCATCCTCGTGGTGATCATGTACCTCGGTTTCGCCGCGACGGGCACGTTGCTCTCCGGGCAGGCGATCAACAAGATGCTCGGCACCGAGACCCCCGCCGTCGGCATCGTCATCTTCGGGCTGCTCACCCTGCTCGTCGCCGTTTTCGGGTACCAGTGGATCCACCTGCTCGGGCGCATCGCGACCGTCACCGGTCTGCTCGGGTTCGCCTACCTGTTCGTGCGCCTGCTCGCCGAGCACAGCGTGGGTGAACTCCTGGCGCCCAAGGAGGGGTTCGTGCTCGCGACCTTCCTCCTGGCCGTCTCGGTCTCGGCCGGGTGGCAGCTCGTGTATGGGCCGTATGTCGCCGACTACTCCCGCTACCTGCCTGCTGATACTCCTGCGGCGCACACGTTCTGGGGCACGTTCCTCGGCAGCGTCATCGGCAGCCAGATCGCTATGACGTTCGGTGCTTTGGTGGCGAGCGTCCCCGGTAACGGCTTTCTCACAAACCAGGTCGGAGTCCTCGGGGCTCTCGCCGGATCGGCCGCGATGGCCTTTGTCATCTATCTGGTCATCGTCATCGGCAAGCTCGCCGTCAATTGCCTCAACGCGTACGGCGGCTTCATGACGATCCTCACGACGATCACGGGATTCACCCGCCGCGACCGTGTCTCCCGAGGAACGCGCATCGCTCTCATCGCGGCCTTCGTCACGATCTCGATGCTGATTGCGTTGTTGGCGAGCAGCGACTTCATCGCGACGTTCAAGAACTTCATTCTCGTGCTGCTCATGGTGTTCACGCCGTGGAGTGCGATCAACCTCGTCGACTACTACCTCGTCAGCAAGGAGCGCGTCGACATTCCCGCGCTGTACGACCGAGAGGGCCGCTACGGCAGTTGGAATGTGCCCGCGCTCGCCGTGTACCTCATCGGGGTCGCGGTGCAGTTGCCGTTCCTGGCGCAGGCGATGTACACCGGCCCGGTCACGAAGATGCTGGGCGGGGTCGATATCAGTTGGATCGTGGGTCTGATCGTCACCGGTGCGCTGTACTACCCCCTCGCGCGTCGCCAGAACCTCGCACCCGAGCGTCTCATCTACCCGGCCGAGGCCGCTCTGAACACCGAGGACCTCGCCGGTAGGTGAATCCGGCGCCGGTCGATACCTGCGCCGTGACATCGAATGCGGGCCAAGCCGGCTGCGGGATTACCGTGGCCGGCTGGGCCCGTTGAAGCTTCTCTTCACCGAACAGACCTGATACTCGGCACTCCTTGCTTGAGCGATGTAGATGCGTTCGGAGGGGGCTGGCTGGCCGGGACCCGGAGGGAAATCGAACTTGTAACCTGAATAATCTTCGAGAAGCTTCTTGCCCTCACGTGTCAAAACGCCGTCTTCACTCGATGTGTAGATCTCTTTGTCGACTCCGGACGGCTTTACCATATCGAGCTTTGGCAACATCTTGCTGCCTCGACGGAAAAGTTGCCTGACACCATGTCGGATGACTCCTCGAATTCTCGATAGTCGCTCGGTCAGTGAAAGGTAAAGAGCGCGACATGCAGTAAAGGCTGGTACAGACTCGAGCAGCGGCCCTTGTACACATCCGGCACGGTCCAGAGGTTCCGATCACCCGCCCTGGGGTTGGAGTGCTTCTTCGGGGGATGCAGCGTCTATGAGCGCGCACGCGGCGCTTGCACGCGGGGGTCTCCGGCGACGCGCAGAGAGGTGTCACTCGGCGCTGTTACTCTCGCGGTGAGGCCCGAGATCGGGTTTCACGAGACCGGTTCGTACCGGTCGCGACATCCTTTCGGATGACGCAGAGGAGGAAGCCGGTGAGATCCCGGCGCGGTCCCGCCACTGTGTCCCTGCCAACACCATCGGCCCCCGGGTCGGCGAGGTGGGGGAGTCAGGAACTCCGGTCATCCGAGCACCACCCCGGGGCGAGGACCCCGAGAGAGGCCACTTCGTGTTTCTGCTGCTGTCGACTTCCGACACTGACCTGCTGTCCGCCCGCGCCGCCAACGACCTCGCCACCGCTGCCACCGACGTAGCCGACGAGTCGGCGAGCACCGTTGAGCCGGGCGAGGCGCCCGTCACGTGGAGGTACGCCAACCCCGTCAAACTCGACCGGTTGCGCCTCACCGACGCCGACGACGCAGCCCAGGCCGCCTCCCAGCGTGCCCACCTCGCCGCCCAGCTCGACAGGCTGCTGGAGGGCATCGACCTCGTTGTCGTCCGTCTCCTCGGTGGCCGTCGCGCGTGGGAGGACGGACTCGACCTCCTCCTCGCCCCCGAGCAGCGACGCCCTGTCGTGGTCCTCACCGGCGAGCAGGCCCCCGACGCCGAACTGATGACCCAGTCGACCGTCCCCGTCGGCGTGGCCACCCAGGCCCACGCCTACCTCGCCCACGGCGGCGCCGCCAACCTCGCCCAACTCGCGGCGTTCCTCTCCGACACCGTGCTCCTGACCGGGCACGGCTTCGCGCCGCCGCTGGCTGCGAGCTCCTGGGGATCCCTCGGTTGTGTCGGTGACTGCCTCGACATCCCCGCCGCCGAGCGCAGCCAGTGCGGGGCCACCGACTGCCGGGCCTGGCAGAGCGACCCCGACGACGAGCGCCCGACGATCGCGGTGCTCTTCTACCGCGCCCACCACATGAGCGGCAACACTGCCTTCGTCCACACCCTCTCCGACGCGATCGAGGCCGCGGGCGGGCGCGCCATGCCCCTCTACATCACCTCGCTGCGCGAACCCGAGCCCGAGCTCATGGCCACCCTCAAACAGGCCGACGCCGTCATCACCACCGTGCTCGCCGCAGGCGGCACCGTCCCCTCGGCCGCGCAGGCCGGTGGCAGCGAAGATGCCTGGGATGCAGGCGCCCTCGCCTCCCTGGACGTGCCCGTGATCCAGGGCCTCGTCCTCGGCTCCTCCCGCCAGGAGTGGCTCGACAGCGACGACGGCGTCACCCCGCTCGACTGCGCGACCCAGGTCGCCGTGCCGGAGTTCGACGGCCGCATCATCTCGGTGCCGTTCTCGTTCAAGGAGGTCGACGCCGACGGACTGCCCCGCTACGTGCCCGACCCCGAACGCGCTGCGCGCGTCGCAAGCATCGCTGTCTCCTACGGCCGCCTGCGCGCCACCCCGCCGCAGCAGCGGCGCCTCGCGATCGTGCTCTCGGCCTACCCCACCAAGCACGCCCGCATCGGCAACGCCGTCGGCCTCGACACCCCCGCCAGCGCCATTCACCTGCTGCACCAGCTCGCTGACGCCGGGTACGACATCGGCCCCCTGACCGGCGAAGGCTCCCTTCCCGGCGTTGAATCGGGCAACGGCGACGACCTCATCCACGCCCTCGTGGCCACCGGTGGATACGACCAGGCCTGGCTTACCGAGGAACAGCTCGCGTCCAACCCCCTGCGCGTGCCCGCCGACCTCTACGAGCAGTGGTACTCCCGCCTCGAACCCGAGCTGCGCGAACTCGTCGAAGAAGCTTGGGGTCCCGCGCCCGGCACGCTCTACATCGATGAGACCAGCGCCGCCCGCCGCGGTGAGAAGGCCGCGAAGTCGCTGATCATGGCGGGGGTTCGCGCGGGCAACGTCGTCGTCATGATCCAGCCGCCGCGCGGATTCGGCGAGAACCCCATCGCGATCTACCACAACCCGGACATGGCGCCCAGCCACCACTACCTCGCCGCCTACCGCTGGCTCGAAGCCCCGGTCGAGGAGGGCGGATTCGGTGCGCACGCCGTCGTCCACCTCGGCAAGCACGGCAACCTCGAATGGCTGCCCGGCAAGTCCACGGCCATGTCCGCCACCTGCGGTCCCGACGCCGTGCTCGGAAACCTGCCGCTGATCTACCCGTTCCTCGTCAACGACCCCGGCGAAGGCACTCAGGCCAAGCGGCGCGCCCACGCCACCCTCGTCGACCACCTCGTGCCGCCGATGACGCGCGCCGACTCCTACGGCGAGATCGCCAAGCTCGAACAGCTCCTGGACGAGTACGCCCAGGTCAGCGTCATGGACCCGGGCAAGGCCCCCGCCGTGCGGCAGCAGATCTGGACCCTGATCCAGGCGGCGCGTCTCGACAAGGACCTCGGCCTCAAGGAGCGCCCCGACGAGGCGTTCTTCGACGACTTCATCCTCCACGTCGATGGATGGCTGTGTGAGATCAAGGACGTGCAGATCCGCGGCGGCCTGCACATCCTCGGCCAGGCACCCACGGGCGAGGGCCGCATCAACCTCGTGCTCGCCATGCTGCAGGCCGCGCAGATCTGGGGCGGCCAGTATGCCCTGCCCGGCCTGCGTGAGGCCCTCGGGTTGGACGAGGGAAACAAGGAACGCCAGGCCACCGACGACGTCGAATCCGCCGCTCGCGGGCTCGTCGAAGCGATGGAGTCCGCCGGGTGGGCGCCCGAGGCGGTGTCCGACATCGCCGACCGTGCCCACGAACTCGTCGCTGCCGGAGTGCGCGGCGAGGCCGGAGTCGCCGTCGGTCTGGACCGGGACAAGGTCGCCGCCATCCTCGACTTCGCCGCCACCGAGATCGTGCCCCGACTCAACGCGACGACCGACGAGATCGACCGCGTGCTGCACGCCCTGAGCGGCGGTTTTGTACCGCCGGGCCCCTCGGGCTCGCCGCTGCGCGGACTCATCAACGTGCTGCCCACCGGTCGCAACTTCTACTCCGTCGACCCCCGCGCCATCCCGAGCCGCCTCGCGTGGGAGACCGGCAGCGCCCTGGCCGAGTCCCTCGTCGCGCGCTACGTCGCCGACCACGGGGAACCGCCCGCCAACGTCGGACTCTCCCTGTGGGGCACCTCCGCGATGCGCACCGCCGGTGACGACATCGCCGAAGCCCTGGCGCTCCTGGGAATTCGCCCTGTCTGGGACGACGCCTCCCGCCGCGTCAAGGACCTCGAAGTCATGACGCTGGCCGAACTCGGTCGCCCGCGCGTCGACGTGACGCTGCGGATCTCCGGGTTCTTCCGGGACGCCTTCCCACACGCCACGGCGCTGCTCGACGACGCGGTGGCTCTGGCCGCAGCGCAGGACGAGAGCGATGTCGACAACTTCGTGCGCGCCCACGTCGAAGCCGACAAGGCCGCCGGCATCGACGAGCGCTCCGCCCGCACCCGCGTCTTCGGCTCCAAGCCGGGAACGTACGGAGCCGGGTTGCTGCAGCTCATCGACTCACGCGACTGGCGCACCGACGCCGACCTCGCCGAGGTCTACACCGTGTGGGGCGGTTACGCCTACGGGCGTGACCTCGACGGTGTGCCCGCCCGCGAAACCATGGAACGCACCTACAAGCGCATCCGCGTTGCCGCCAAGAACGTCGACACCCGCGAGCACGACATTGCCGATTCCGACGACTACTTCCAGTACCACGGCGGCATGGTCGCGGCGGTGCGCTCGCTCACTGGCGCCGACCCGGAGGCCTACATCGGCGACTCCACCCGGCCCCAACTCGTCGCCACCCGAACGCTGCTCGAGGAGACGTCACGGGTGTTCCGCGCCCGCGTCGTCAACCCCAAGTGGATGGCCGCGATGCGCGAACACGGCTACAAGGGCGCGTTCGAGATGGCTGCCACCGTCGACTACCTCTTCGGCTACGACGCCACCACGGGTGTGGTCGGGGACTGGATGTATGAGCGGTTGACCACGGAATACGTCCTGGATGAGACCAACCGGGAGTTTCTGGCCAAGTCGAACCCGTGGGCATTGCACGCGATGACCGAACGTCTGCTGGAGGCAGTGGACCGCGGGATGTGGGCTGAGCCCGACCCGCAGATCCTCGCCGAACTGCGAACCGCCTACCTGGATGCTGAAGGTGACCTTGAGGGTGACGACGACGATGTGTCGGGAGCAATCAAATGACTGAAGACCTGAACCGCTCTACTCACCCGGTTCCTTCCCCCTCTCATCGCACACCGGCCTTCCCCTTCTCCGCCGTCGTCGGGATGGACGACATGGGCTTGGCACTCTGCCTGGTTGCGGTCTCACCCGGCATCGGTGGGGTTCTGGTGCGAGGCGAGAAGGGAACCGCCAAGTCGACGATGGTCCGCGCGTTGGCGCAGGTCCTGCCGCCGGTGCAGGTCGTGCCGGGGTGCCGCTTCTCCTGTGACCCGGCCAACCCTGACCCGGACTGTCTGGACGGCCCACACGGCAGCGAGTCACGCACCCGCCCGGTGCGTCTGGTCGAACTTCCGGTAGGCGCCACTGAAGACCGCGTCGTCGGGTCCCTACACCTGGACGAACTGCTGGCCCACTCCCGGGTCGTCCTCGACCCAGGTCTGCTCGCGCAGGCGCACCGCGGCATCTTGTACGTCGATGAGGTGAACCTGCTACCCGACCACCTTGTCGACACGCTGTTGGACTCGGCGGCCATGGGTCGATCTCGAGTTGAGCGTGAGGGTGTCTCGGTGACGCACGCGGCTCGCTTCGTCCTAGTCGGCACGATGAACCCCGAAGAGGGAGAGTTGCGCCCGCAACTGCTCGACCGCTTCGGCCTGGCCGCAGAGGTCAGCGCCAGCCGCGACGTCGACGTGCGCGTTGAGGTCGTGCGACGCCGGATGGCCTACGAGGCCGACCCGGTCGCGTTCGAAGAGACGTTCGCCGCGCAACAGAAGACGCTGGCCGATCGCATCACCCGCGCCGAAGAACTGTTGCCTCAGGTGCAGCTCTCGGATGAGGCGGTCCGCACCATCGCCACGATCTGCGCTCGCTTCGATGTCGACGGCATGCGCGGCGACCTGGTCACCGCTCGCACTGCCTGCGCGCATGCTGCCTGGTGCGGACGCACCTCGGTGACCGGGGAGGACATTCGGGTCGCGGCCCGCCTGGCGCTACCGCACCGGCGTCGGCGCACGCCCTTCGACGATCAGGACGGCTCGGACCTGGAGGACATCCTCGACGAGCACATCCCCCCAGACGACGATCCTGAGGGACC
Protein-coding regions in this window:
- the cobN gene encoding cobaltochelatase subunit CobN, which translates into the protein MFLLLSTSDTDLLSARAANDLATAATDVADESASTVEPGEAPVTWRYANPVKLDRLRLTDADDAAQAASQRAHLAAQLDRLLEGIDLVVVRLLGGRRAWEDGLDLLLAPEQRRPVVVLTGEQAPDAELMTQSTVPVGVATQAHAYLAHGGAANLAQLAAFLSDTVLLTGHGFAPPLAASSWGSLGCVGDCLDIPAAERSQCGATDCRAWQSDPDDERPTIAVLFYRAHHMSGNTAFVHTLSDAIEAAGGRAMPLYITSLREPEPELMATLKQADAVITTVLAAGGTVPSAAQAGGSEDAWDAGALASLDVPVIQGLVLGSSRQEWLDSDDGVTPLDCATQVAVPEFDGRIISVPFSFKEVDADGLPRYVPDPERAARVASIAVSYGRLRATPPQQRRLAIVLSAYPTKHARIGNAVGLDTPASAIHLLHQLADAGYDIGPLTGEGSLPGVESGNGDDLIHALVATGGYDQAWLTEEQLASNPLRVPADLYEQWYSRLEPELRELVEEAWGPAPGTLYIDETSAARRGEKAAKSLIMAGVRAGNVVVMIQPPRGFGENPIAIYHNPDMAPSHHYLAAYRWLEAPVEEGGFGAHAVVHLGKHGNLEWLPGKSTAMSATCGPDAVLGNLPLIYPFLVNDPGEGTQAKRRAHATLVDHLVPPMTRADSYGEIAKLEQLLDEYAQVSVMDPGKAPAVRQQIWTLIQAARLDKDLGLKERPDEAFFDDFILHVDGWLCEIKDVQIRGGLHILGQAPTGEGRINLVLAMLQAAQIWGGQYALPGLREALGLDEGNKERQATDDVESAARGLVEAMESAGWAPEAVSDIADRAHELVAAGVRGEAGVAVGLDRDKVAAILDFAATEIVPRLNATTDEIDRVLHALSGGFVPPGPSGSPLRGLINVLPTGRNFYSVDPRAIPSRLAWETGSALAESLVARYVADHGEPPANVGLSLWGTSAMRTAGDDIAEALALLGIRPVWDDASRRVKDLEVMTLAELGRPRVDVTLRISGFFRDAFPHATALLDDAVALAAAQDESDVDNFVRAHVEADKAAGIDERSARTRVFGSKPGTYGAGLLQLIDSRDWRTDADLAEVYTVWGGYAYGRDLDGVPARETMERTYKRIRVAAKNVDTREHDIADSDDYFQYHGGMVAAVRSLTGADPEAYIGDSTRPQLVATRTLLEETSRVFRARVVNPKWMAAMREHGYKGAFEMAATVDYLFGYDATTGVVGDWMYERLTTEYVLDETNREFLAKSNPWALHAMTERLLEAVDRGMWAEPDPQILAELRTAYLDAEGDLEGDDDDVSGAIK
- a CDS encoding magnesium chelatase subunit D family protein — encoded protein: MTEDLNRSTHPVPSPSHRTPAFPFSAVVGMDDMGLALCLVAVSPGIGGVLVRGEKGTAKSTMVRALAQVLPPVQVVPGCRFSCDPANPDPDCLDGPHGSESRTRPVRLVELPVGATEDRVVGSLHLDELLAHSRVVLDPGLLAQAHRGILYVDEVNLLPDHLVDTLLDSAAMGRSRVEREGVSVTHAARFVLVGTMNPEEGELRPQLLDRFGLAAEVSASRDVDVRVEVVRRRMAYEADPVAFEETFAAQQKTLADRITRAEELLPQVQLSDEAVRTIATICARFDVDGMRGDLVTARTACAHAAWCGRTSVTGEDIRVAARLALPHRRRRTPFDDQDGSDLEDILDEHIPPDDDPEGPEDPPPGDDGDDPDGDDPGEGDSDVDDGGDTGDDAPERPESAEDGNEAPQQSPPPPPSSQAEPAPESPPQTEQPPLGAPAPATTATAAGSPFKTRLFSLPHAGSGVAGRRSSADVTTGRHVRAVRPEDPRGRALALTSTVIAAASRLGQDQNEGIEVIPGDLRRSVRRGKEGNLVVFAVDTSGSMGAAARIREVKTACVSLLLDAYQRRDKVAVITFAKREANLVLPPTSSVDLATRLLSSVPTGGRTPLAEGLTQAYELIRRERVRDPHRRALLVVLTDGRASAGGRSALPRAHRVAAGIAQDAAQSGALGCVVVDCESDRAGFRLGLARDLAAHLHAEYLMLNDLHQGLAGVA